A section of the Aricia agestis chromosome 4, ilAriAges1.1, whole genome shotgun sequence genome encodes:
- the LOC121726057 gene encoding uncharacterized protein LOC121726057 isoform X2: MNQLDQNINKDMIDSDLIDVESLEFSDDQTWLYTTPNDSGHKVDVVEYNLACDWPINEDEEYLKTEKELYTLLDSLLKDEVALPDRHKFDSRTYVKPKRRVQRPSIQSIVEVSSNPPSLSPNPLSQGNRYLTYNKYNNPLAVSPMLRLKTFNVDTNTDNSNAIKEYASKRRSIAPDDDPQLEDMEVTLVSADNSARLSAEHTFKPINIDLSQPAHNLHHTFNKGMMNMMHESGSLNMYQSGESLMRMSPPSLVSSLVMEHSGNFNAESMESRKSLHSHKDSGLPASGRESMDPNMMTSMTLSILDEKDMSTSFLSQTTYPDNDSLMDSLPPSLVSSVNSSYIVSSHSKLKPEQPETNIFSSTTFTHLEQSEKLLSARPRCQLFNSFKRDSLKNSETDVKVLNENCDSNLAQQSKLTPKAKLNGDMSETVTLHYSNNKYKLDNDAEKENLNATFEADDAFYKDMGVQKGVDPGKNSLNITLDKQELNEIIQARQKLSLARKALPNEPPPNQDAQVKTIQLPNQTITVPRKTMENVSELLSRRRAVNYERNEEKVRETPKRNATFKKVSPKSNAMDATVVYMKPDENNIIDINSATLNLIDSAEKVTHDEWGLQERAMVGSSESTDTATFSSSSPPDSVPEPNIDPRNQIASTPLILKAGAKANLLDLHNTISPIYDMDDKSYVLTKAASVDSEMERTYDMNTTVINSATIRKSSAKRDILAGRSSPEKKPVQTIKSPTRAYPGHAGTISAMPPPNAVPRRTGLPTSKLRQYSSHKELNRIPAPVSSASRTLVGRPMVRRGVYASNPALSPTAPERPVSQLLQPQRRDSYTVAAHKEPEAPKPVPPLVRQGTETLRRERTSTNPPSRDHRASGAGYGLASQRSHLSIPSATRPYSIAGTSQLRISRPSSAAPVQRPPPVQTEQPRPSTERMSALPRPSRLPAPRRALRPPSVYSVAPTADVDHY, from the exons ATGAAGTCGCGCTACCGGATCGACACAAGTTCGACTCTCGCACCTACGTCAAACCGAAGCGACGGGTGCAGAGACCCTCCATTCAGAGCATCGTGGAAGTCTCTTCGAACCCCCCATCACTGTCGCCGAACCCCCTCAGCCAGGGGAACAGATACCTCACATACAACAAGTACAACAACCCCCTGGCTGTCAGCCCCATGCTGCGTCTGAAGACATTCAATGTAGACACCAACACGGACAACAGTAATGCAATCAAGGAGTACGCGAGCAAGCGACGAAGCATAGCACCTGATGATGATCCGCAG CTGGAAGACATGGAGGTGACGTTGGTGTCGGCGGACAACTCGGCGCGGCTGTCGGCGGAGCACACGTTCAAGCCCATCAACATCGACCTGTCGCAGCCCGCGCATAACCTGCACCACACCTTCAACAA GGGTATGATGAACATGATGCACGAGAGCGGCAGCCTCAACATGTACCAAAGCGGCGAGTCGCTGATGCGCATGTCGCCCCCCAGCCTCGTCTCCTCGCTCGTCATGGAACACTCGGGCAACTTCAACGCCGAGTCCATGGAGAGCCGGAAGTCCTTACACTCACATAAGGATTCAG GGTTGCCAGCATCTGGTCGTGAAAGTATGGATCCCAACATGATGACCAGTATGACGCTCAGCATTCTCGACGAGAAGGACATGAGTACGAGCTTCCTCTCACAGACGACGTACCCAGACAACGACAGTCTGATGGATTCCCTCCCACCAAGCCTAGTTAGCTCAGTCAACTCCTCCTACATCGTCTCCAGCCACTCCAAACTAAAACCCGAACAGCCCGAAACGAACATATTCAGCTCAACTACCTTCACACATTTGGAGCAATCGGAAAAACTTCTGTCCGCTCGCCCCAGATGCCAACTATTCAACAGCTTCAAAAGGGATTCGTTAAAGAACTCGG AAACAGACGTCAAAGTATTAAACGAGAACTGTGATAGCAATTTAGCACAGCAGAGCAAGTTGACACCGAAGGCTAAACTCAATGGAGACATGAGCGAAACGGTCACCCTGCATTACTCCAACAACAAATATAAATTGGATAATGATGCCGAAAAGGAGAATTTGAATGCCACATTCGAAGCCGACGATGCGTTTTACAAGGACATGGGTGTACAGAAAGGAGTGGATCCGGGCAAAAATAGTCTAAACATTACACTAGATAAGCAAGAACTGAATGAGATTATACAGGCGAGACAGAAGTTGTCCCTAGCGAGGAAGGCTTTACCCAACGAACCGCCCCCCAATCAGGATGCTCAGGTGAAAACCATCCAGCTACCGAACCAAACCATAACAGTACCCAGAAAAACGATGGAGAACGTATCCGAATTGCTATCGAGAAGAAGAGCTGTGAACTACGAGAGAAATGAGGAGAAAGTAAGAGAGACGCCGaagagaaatgccacgttcaaaaaggtaTCGCCGAAATCTAACGCGATGGACGCAACAGTAGTGTACATGAAACCGGATGAAAATAACATCATAGACATTAATTCAGCTACACTCAACCTCATAGATTCTGCGGAAAAAGTTACACATGAT GAGTGGGGTCTACAGGAGCGTGCCATGGTGGGGTCGAGCGAGAGCACGGACACGGCGACGTTCAGCTCCAGCAGTCCACCAGACAGCGTGCCGGAACCTAACATCGACCCAC GTAATCAAATCGCGTCGACGCCGCTCATCCTGAAAGCCGGTGCCAAAGCCAACCTTTTAGATCTACACAACACCATATCACCGATCTACGACATGGACGATAAATCGTACGTTCTAACCAAAGCGGCCAGCGTCGACTCGGAAATGGAAAGAACGTACGATATGAACACTACGGTGATAAACAGTGCGACTATCAGGAAATCGTCGGCCAAACGAGATATATTGGCTGGTAGGAGTAGCCCCGAAAAGAAACCGGTACAGACCATAAAGTCTCCAACTCGGGCTTACCCTGGTCATGCAG GAACAATCAGTGCAATGCCACCGCCAAATGCCGTGCCAAGGAGGACTGGCTTACCGACCTCCAAGTTGAGACAGTATAGTTCACATAAAGAGCTCAATAGGATACCTG cgCCCGTATCGAGTGCGTCGCGCACGCTGGTCGGGCGGCCGATGGTGCGGCGCGGCGTGTACGCGTCCAACCCCGCGCTCAGCCCCACCGCGCCCGAGCGGCCCGTCTCGCAGCTGCTGCAGCCGCAGCGCCGGGACTCCTACACCGTCGCCGCGCAT aaggAACCGGAAGCTCCGAAGCCAGTGCCGCCGCTCGTGCGGCAGGGCACGGAGACTCTCCGGCGAGAGCGGACCTCCACCAACCCTCCCTCGAGAGAC CATCGTGCGAGTGGCGCGGGCTACGGGTTGGCGTCGCAGCGGTCACATCTGTCTATT CCGTCGGCGACGCGGCCGTACTCCATAGCGGGGACGTCACAGCTACGAATATCCCGGCCCAGCTCCGCCGCGCCCGTGCAACGTCCGCCACCAG TACAAACGGAGCAGCCGCGGCCGAGCACAGAGCGCATGTCCGCGCTGCCCCGCCCCTCGCGcctgcccgcgccgcgccgcgcgctcAG aCCACCATCCGTGTACTCGGTTGCGCCGACGGCGGATGTTGATCATTACTGA
- the LOC121726057 gene encoding uncharacterized protein LOC121726057 isoform X3 → MNQLDQNINKDMIDSDLIDVESLEFSDDQTWLYTTPNDSGHKVDVVEYNLACDWPINEDEEYLKTEKELYTLLDSLLKDEVALPDRHKFDSRTYVKPKRRVQRPSIQSIVEVSSNPPSLSPNPLSQGNRYLTYNKYNNPLAVSPMLRLKTFNVDTNTDNSNAIKEYASKRRSIAPDDDPQLEDMEVTLVSADNSARLSAEHTFKPINIDLSQPAHNLHHTFNKGMMNMMHESGSLNMYQSGESLMRMSPPSLVSSLVMEHSGNFNAESMESRKSLHSHKDSGLPASGRESMDPNMMTSMTLSILDEKDMSTSFLSQTTYPDNDSLMDSLPPSLVSSVNSSYIVSSHSKLKPEQPETNIFSSTTFTHLEQSEKLLSARPRCQLFNSFKRDSLKNSESYIKSKEEPCQTDVKVLNENCDSNLAQQSKLTPKAKLNGDMSETVTLHYSNNKYKLDNDAEKENLNATFEADDAFYKDMGVQKGVDPGKNSLNITLDKQELNEIIQARQKLSLARKALPNEPPPNQDAQVKTIQLPNQTITVPRKTMENVSELLSRRRAVNYERNEEKVRETPKRNATFKKVSPKSNAMDATVVYMKPDENNIIDINSATLNLIDSAEKVTHDEWGLQERAMVGSSESTDTATFSSSSPPDSVPEPNIDPRNQIASTPLILKAGAKANLLDLHNTISPIYDMDDKSYVLTKAASVDSEMERTYDMNTTVINSATIRKSSAKRDILAGRSSPEKKPVQTIKSPTRAYPGHAGTISAMPPPNAVPRRTGLPTSKLRQYSSHKELNRIPAPVSSASRTLVGRPMVRRGVYASNPALSPTAPERPVSQLLQPQRRDSYTVAAHKEPEAPKPVPPLVRQGTETLRRERTSTNPPSRDPSATRPYSIAGTSQLRISRPSSAAPVQRPPPVQTEQPRPSTERMSALPRPSRLPAPRRALRPPSVYSVAPTADVDHY, encoded by the exons ATGAAGTCGCGCTACCGGATCGACACAAGTTCGACTCTCGCACCTACGTCAAACCGAAGCGACGGGTGCAGAGACCCTCCATTCAGAGCATCGTGGAAGTCTCTTCGAACCCCCCATCACTGTCGCCGAACCCCCTCAGCCAGGGGAACAGATACCTCACATACAACAAGTACAACAACCCCCTGGCTGTCAGCCCCATGCTGCGTCTGAAGACATTCAATGTAGACACCAACACGGACAACAGTAATGCAATCAAGGAGTACGCGAGCAAGCGACGAAGCATAGCACCTGATGATGATCCGCAG CTGGAAGACATGGAGGTGACGTTGGTGTCGGCGGACAACTCGGCGCGGCTGTCGGCGGAGCACACGTTCAAGCCCATCAACATCGACCTGTCGCAGCCCGCGCATAACCTGCACCACACCTTCAACAA GGGTATGATGAACATGATGCACGAGAGCGGCAGCCTCAACATGTACCAAAGCGGCGAGTCGCTGATGCGCATGTCGCCCCCCAGCCTCGTCTCCTCGCTCGTCATGGAACACTCGGGCAACTTCAACGCCGAGTCCATGGAGAGCCGGAAGTCCTTACACTCACATAAGGATTCAG GGTTGCCAGCATCTGGTCGTGAAAGTATGGATCCCAACATGATGACCAGTATGACGCTCAGCATTCTCGACGAGAAGGACATGAGTACGAGCTTCCTCTCACAGACGACGTACCCAGACAACGACAGTCTGATGGATTCCCTCCCACCAAGCCTAGTTAGCTCAGTCAACTCCTCCTACATCGTCTCCAGCCACTCCAAACTAAAACCCGAACAGCCCGAAACGAACATATTCAGCTCAACTACCTTCACACATTTGGAGCAATCGGAAAAACTTCTGTCCGCTCGCCCCAGATGCCAACTATTCAACAGCTTCAAAAGGGATTCGTTAAAGAACTCGGAGAGCTACATCAAGTCGAAGGAGGAGCCGTGCCAAACAGACGTCAAAGTATTAAACGAGAACTGTGATAGCAATTTAGCACAGCAGAGCAAGTTGACACCGAAGGCTAAACTCAATGGAGACATGAGCGAAACGGTCACCCTGCATTACTCCAACAACAAATATAAATTGGATAATGATGCCGAAAAGGAGAATTTGAATGCCACATTCGAAGCCGACGATGCGTTTTACAAGGACATGGGTGTACAGAAAGGAGTGGATCCGGGCAAAAATAGTCTAAACATTACACTAGATAAGCAAGAACTGAATGAGATTATACAGGCGAGACAGAAGTTGTCCCTAGCGAGGAAGGCTTTACCCAACGAACCGCCCCCCAATCAGGATGCTCAGGTGAAAACCATCCAGCTACCGAACCAAACCATAACAGTACCCAGAAAAACGATGGAGAACGTATCCGAATTGCTATCGAGAAGAAGAGCTGTGAACTACGAGAGAAATGAGGAGAAAGTAAGAGAGACGCCGaagagaaatgccacgttcaaaaaggtaTCGCCGAAATCTAACGCGATGGACGCAACAGTAGTGTACATGAAACCGGATGAAAATAACATCATAGACATTAATTCAGCTACACTCAACCTCATAGATTCTGCGGAAAAAGTTACACATGAT GAGTGGGGTCTACAGGAGCGTGCCATGGTGGGGTCGAGCGAGAGCACGGACACGGCGACGTTCAGCTCCAGCAGTCCACCAGACAGCGTGCCGGAACCTAACATCGACCCAC GTAATCAAATCGCGTCGACGCCGCTCATCCTGAAAGCCGGTGCCAAAGCCAACCTTTTAGATCTACACAACACCATATCACCGATCTACGACATGGACGATAAATCGTACGTTCTAACCAAAGCGGCCAGCGTCGACTCGGAAATGGAAAGAACGTACGATATGAACACTACGGTGATAAACAGTGCGACTATCAGGAAATCGTCGGCCAAACGAGATATATTGGCTGGTAGGAGTAGCCCCGAAAAGAAACCGGTACAGACCATAAAGTCTCCAACTCGGGCTTACCCTGGTCATGCAG GAACAATCAGTGCAATGCCACCGCCAAATGCCGTGCCAAGGAGGACTGGCTTACCGACCTCCAAGTTGAGACAGTATAGTTCACATAAAGAGCTCAATAGGATACCTG cgCCCGTATCGAGTGCGTCGCGCACGCTGGTCGGGCGGCCGATGGTGCGGCGCGGCGTGTACGCGTCCAACCCCGCGCTCAGCCCCACCGCGCCCGAGCGGCCCGTCTCGCAGCTGCTGCAGCCGCAGCGCCGGGACTCCTACACCGTCGCCGCGCAT aaggAACCGGAAGCTCCGAAGCCAGTGCCGCCGCTCGTGCGGCAGGGCACGGAGACTCTCCGGCGAGAGCGGACCTCCACCAACCCTCCCTCGAGAGAC CCGTCGGCGACGCGGCCGTACTCCATAGCGGGGACGTCACAGCTACGAATATCCCGGCCCAGCTCCGCCGCGCCCGTGCAACGTCCGCCACCAG TACAAACGGAGCAGCCGCGGCCGAGCACAGAGCGCATGTCCGCGCTGCCCCGCCCCTCGCGcctgcccgcgccgcgccgcgcgctcAG aCCACCATCCGTGTACTCGGTTGCGCCGACGGCGGATGTTGATCATTACTGA
- the LOC121726057 gene encoding uncharacterized protein LOC121726057 isoform X4, whose translation MNQLDQNINKDMIDSDLIDVESLEFSDDQTWLYTTPNDSGHKVDVVEYNLACDWPINEDEEYLKTEKELYTLLDSLLKDEVALPDRHKFDSRTYVKPKRRVQRPSIQSIVEVSSNPPSLSPNPLSQGNRYLTYNKYNNPLAVSPMLRLKTFNVDTNTDNSNAIKEYASKRRSIAPDDDPQLEDMEVTLVSADNSARLSAEHTFKPINIDLSQPAHNLHHTFNKGMMNMMHESGSLNMYQSGESLMRMSPPSLVSSLVMEHSGNFNAESMESRKSLHSHKDSGLPASGRESMDPNMMTSMTLSILDEKDMSTSFLSQTTYPDNDSLMDSLPPSLVSSVNSSYIVSSHSKLKPEQPETNIFSSTTFTHLEQSEKLLSARPRCQLFNSFKRDSLKNSESYIKSKEEPCQTDVKVLNENCDSNLAQQSKLTPKAKLNGDMSETVTLHYSNNKYKLDNDAEKENLNATFEADDAFYKDMGVQKGVDPGKNSLNITLDKQELNEIIQARQKLSLARKALPNEPPPNQDAQVKTIQLPNQTITVPRKTMENVSELLSRRRAVNYERNEEKVRETPKRNATFKKVSPKSNAMDATVVYMKPDENNIIDINSATLNLIDSAEKVTHDEWGLQERAMVGSSESTDTATFSSSSPPDSVPEPNIDPRNQIASTPLILKAGAKANLLDLHNTISPIYDMDDKSYVLTKAASVDSEMERTYDMNTTVINSATIRKSSAKRDILAGRSSPEKKPVQTIKSPTRAYPGHAAPVSSASRTLVGRPMVRRGVYASNPALSPTAPERPVSQLLQPQRRDSYTVAAHKEPEAPKPVPPLVRQGTETLRRERTSTNPPSRDHRASGAGYGLASQRSHLSIPSATRPYSIAGTSQLRISRPSSAAPVQRPPPVQTEQPRPSTERMSALPRPSRLPAPRRALRPPSVYSVAPTADVDHY comes from the exons ATGAAGTCGCGCTACCGGATCGACACAAGTTCGACTCTCGCACCTACGTCAAACCGAAGCGACGGGTGCAGAGACCCTCCATTCAGAGCATCGTGGAAGTCTCTTCGAACCCCCCATCACTGTCGCCGAACCCCCTCAGCCAGGGGAACAGATACCTCACATACAACAAGTACAACAACCCCCTGGCTGTCAGCCCCATGCTGCGTCTGAAGACATTCAATGTAGACACCAACACGGACAACAGTAATGCAATCAAGGAGTACGCGAGCAAGCGACGAAGCATAGCACCTGATGATGATCCGCAG CTGGAAGACATGGAGGTGACGTTGGTGTCGGCGGACAACTCGGCGCGGCTGTCGGCGGAGCACACGTTCAAGCCCATCAACATCGACCTGTCGCAGCCCGCGCATAACCTGCACCACACCTTCAACAA GGGTATGATGAACATGATGCACGAGAGCGGCAGCCTCAACATGTACCAAAGCGGCGAGTCGCTGATGCGCATGTCGCCCCCCAGCCTCGTCTCCTCGCTCGTCATGGAACACTCGGGCAACTTCAACGCCGAGTCCATGGAGAGCCGGAAGTCCTTACACTCACATAAGGATTCAG GGTTGCCAGCATCTGGTCGTGAAAGTATGGATCCCAACATGATGACCAGTATGACGCTCAGCATTCTCGACGAGAAGGACATGAGTACGAGCTTCCTCTCACAGACGACGTACCCAGACAACGACAGTCTGATGGATTCCCTCCCACCAAGCCTAGTTAGCTCAGTCAACTCCTCCTACATCGTCTCCAGCCACTCCAAACTAAAACCCGAACAGCCCGAAACGAACATATTCAGCTCAACTACCTTCACACATTTGGAGCAATCGGAAAAACTTCTGTCCGCTCGCCCCAGATGCCAACTATTCAACAGCTTCAAAAGGGATTCGTTAAAGAACTCGGAGAGCTACATCAAGTCGAAGGAGGAGCCGTGCCAAACAGACGTCAAAGTATTAAACGAGAACTGTGATAGCAATTTAGCACAGCAGAGCAAGTTGACACCGAAGGCTAAACTCAATGGAGACATGAGCGAAACGGTCACCCTGCATTACTCCAACAACAAATATAAATTGGATAATGATGCCGAAAAGGAGAATTTGAATGCCACATTCGAAGCCGACGATGCGTTTTACAAGGACATGGGTGTACAGAAAGGAGTGGATCCGGGCAAAAATAGTCTAAACATTACACTAGATAAGCAAGAACTGAATGAGATTATACAGGCGAGACAGAAGTTGTCCCTAGCGAGGAAGGCTTTACCCAACGAACCGCCCCCCAATCAGGATGCTCAGGTGAAAACCATCCAGCTACCGAACCAAACCATAACAGTACCCAGAAAAACGATGGAGAACGTATCCGAATTGCTATCGAGAAGAAGAGCTGTGAACTACGAGAGAAATGAGGAGAAAGTAAGAGAGACGCCGaagagaaatgccacgttcaaaaaggtaTCGCCGAAATCTAACGCGATGGACGCAACAGTAGTGTACATGAAACCGGATGAAAATAACATCATAGACATTAATTCAGCTACACTCAACCTCATAGATTCTGCGGAAAAAGTTACACATGAT GAGTGGGGTCTACAGGAGCGTGCCATGGTGGGGTCGAGCGAGAGCACGGACACGGCGACGTTCAGCTCCAGCAGTCCACCAGACAGCGTGCCGGAACCTAACATCGACCCAC GTAATCAAATCGCGTCGACGCCGCTCATCCTGAAAGCCGGTGCCAAAGCCAACCTTTTAGATCTACACAACACCATATCACCGATCTACGACATGGACGATAAATCGTACGTTCTAACCAAAGCGGCCAGCGTCGACTCGGAAATGGAAAGAACGTACGATATGAACACTACGGTGATAAACAGTGCGACTATCAGGAAATCGTCGGCCAAACGAGATATATTGGCTGGTAGGAGTAGCCCCGAAAAGAAACCGGTACAGACCATAAAGTCTCCAACTCGGGCTTACCCTGGTCATGCAG cgCCCGTATCGAGTGCGTCGCGCACGCTGGTCGGGCGGCCGATGGTGCGGCGCGGCGTGTACGCGTCCAACCCCGCGCTCAGCCCCACCGCGCCCGAGCGGCCCGTCTCGCAGCTGCTGCAGCCGCAGCGCCGGGACTCCTACACCGTCGCCGCGCAT aaggAACCGGAAGCTCCGAAGCCAGTGCCGCCGCTCGTGCGGCAGGGCACGGAGACTCTCCGGCGAGAGCGGACCTCCACCAACCCTCCCTCGAGAGAC CATCGTGCGAGTGGCGCGGGCTACGGGTTGGCGTCGCAGCGGTCACATCTGTCTATT CCGTCGGCGACGCGGCCGTACTCCATAGCGGGGACGTCACAGCTACGAATATCCCGGCCCAGCTCCGCCGCGCCCGTGCAACGTCCGCCACCAG TACAAACGGAGCAGCCGCGGCCGAGCACAGAGCGCATGTCCGCGCTGCCCCGCCCCTCGCGcctgcccgcgccgcgccgcgcgctcAG aCCACCATCCGTGTACTCGGTTGCGCCGACGGCGGATGTTGATCATTACTGA
- the LOC121726057 gene encoding uncharacterized protein LOC121726057 isoform X1, whose amino-acid sequence MNQLDQNINKDMIDSDLIDVESLEFSDDQTWLYTTPNDSGHKVDVVEYNLACDWPINEDEEYLKTEKELYTLLDSLLKDEVALPDRHKFDSRTYVKPKRRVQRPSIQSIVEVSSNPPSLSPNPLSQGNRYLTYNKYNNPLAVSPMLRLKTFNVDTNTDNSNAIKEYASKRRSIAPDDDPQLEDMEVTLVSADNSARLSAEHTFKPINIDLSQPAHNLHHTFNKGMMNMMHESGSLNMYQSGESLMRMSPPSLVSSLVMEHSGNFNAESMESRKSLHSHKDSGLPASGRESMDPNMMTSMTLSILDEKDMSTSFLSQTTYPDNDSLMDSLPPSLVSSVNSSYIVSSHSKLKPEQPETNIFSSTTFTHLEQSEKLLSARPRCQLFNSFKRDSLKNSESYIKSKEEPCQTDVKVLNENCDSNLAQQSKLTPKAKLNGDMSETVTLHYSNNKYKLDNDAEKENLNATFEADDAFYKDMGVQKGVDPGKNSLNITLDKQELNEIIQARQKLSLARKALPNEPPPNQDAQVKTIQLPNQTITVPRKTMENVSELLSRRRAVNYERNEEKVRETPKRNATFKKVSPKSNAMDATVVYMKPDENNIIDINSATLNLIDSAEKVTHDEWGLQERAMVGSSESTDTATFSSSSPPDSVPEPNIDPRNQIASTPLILKAGAKANLLDLHNTISPIYDMDDKSYVLTKAASVDSEMERTYDMNTTVINSATIRKSSAKRDILAGRSSPEKKPVQTIKSPTRAYPGHAGTISAMPPPNAVPRRTGLPTSKLRQYSSHKELNRIPAPVSSASRTLVGRPMVRRGVYASNPALSPTAPERPVSQLLQPQRRDSYTVAAHKEPEAPKPVPPLVRQGTETLRRERTSTNPPSRDHRASGAGYGLASQRSHLSIPSATRPYSIAGTSQLRISRPSSAAPVQRPPPVQTEQPRPSTERMSALPRPSRLPAPRRALRPPSVYSVAPTADVDHY is encoded by the exons ATGAAGTCGCGCTACCGGATCGACACAAGTTCGACTCTCGCACCTACGTCAAACCGAAGCGACGGGTGCAGAGACCCTCCATTCAGAGCATCGTGGAAGTCTCTTCGAACCCCCCATCACTGTCGCCGAACCCCCTCAGCCAGGGGAACAGATACCTCACATACAACAAGTACAACAACCCCCTGGCTGTCAGCCCCATGCTGCGTCTGAAGACATTCAATGTAGACACCAACACGGACAACAGTAATGCAATCAAGGAGTACGCGAGCAAGCGACGAAGCATAGCACCTGATGATGATCCGCAG CTGGAAGACATGGAGGTGACGTTGGTGTCGGCGGACAACTCGGCGCGGCTGTCGGCGGAGCACACGTTCAAGCCCATCAACATCGACCTGTCGCAGCCCGCGCATAACCTGCACCACACCTTCAACAA GGGTATGATGAACATGATGCACGAGAGCGGCAGCCTCAACATGTACCAAAGCGGCGAGTCGCTGATGCGCATGTCGCCCCCCAGCCTCGTCTCCTCGCTCGTCATGGAACACTCGGGCAACTTCAACGCCGAGTCCATGGAGAGCCGGAAGTCCTTACACTCACATAAGGATTCAG GGTTGCCAGCATCTGGTCGTGAAAGTATGGATCCCAACATGATGACCAGTATGACGCTCAGCATTCTCGACGAGAAGGACATGAGTACGAGCTTCCTCTCACAGACGACGTACCCAGACAACGACAGTCTGATGGATTCCCTCCCACCAAGCCTAGTTAGCTCAGTCAACTCCTCCTACATCGTCTCCAGCCACTCCAAACTAAAACCCGAACAGCCCGAAACGAACATATTCAGCTCAACTACCTTCACACATTTGGAGCAATCGGAAAAACTTCTGTCCGCTCGCCCCAGATGCCAACTATTCAACAGCTTCAAAAGGGATTCGTTAAAGAACTCGGAGAGCTACATCAAGTCGAAGGAGGAGCCGTGCCAAACAGACGTCAAAGTATTAAACGAGAACTGTGATAGCAATTTAGCACAGCAGAGCAAGTTGACACCGAAGGCTAAACTCAATGGAGACATGAGCGAAACGGTCACCCTGCATTACTCCAACAACAAATATAAATTGGATAATGATGCCGAAAAGGAGAATTTGAATGCCACATTCGAAGCCGACGATGCGTTTTACAAGGACATGGGTGTACAGAAAGGAGTGGATCCGGGCAAAAATAGTCTAAACATTACACTAGATAAGCAAGAACTGAATGAGATTATACAGGCGAGACAGAAGTTGTCCCTAGCGAGGAAGGCTTTACCCAACGAACCGCCCCCCAATCAGGATGCTCAGGTGAAAACCATCCAGCTACCGAACCAAACCATAACAGTACCCAGAAAAACGATGGAGAACGTATCCGAATTGCTATCGAGAAGAAGAGCTGTGAACTACGAGAGAAATGAGGAGAAAGTAAGAGAGACGCCGaagagaaatgccacgttcaaaaaggtaTCGCCGAAATCTAACGCGATGGACGCAACAGTAGTGTACATGAAACCGGATGAAAATAACATCATAGACATTAATTCAGCTACACTCAACCTCATAGATTCTGCGGAAAAAGTTACACATGAT GAGTGGGGTCTACAGGAGCGTGCCATGGTGGGGTCGAGCGAGAGCACGGACACGGCGACGTTCAGCTCCAGCAGTCCACCAGACAGCGTGCCGGAACCTAACATCGACCCAC GTAATCAAATCGCGTCGACGCCGCTCATCCTGAAAGCCGGTGCCAAAGCCAACCTTTTAGATCTACACAACACCATATCACCGATCTACGACATGGACGATAAATCGTACGTTCTAACCAAAGCGGCCAGCGTCGACTCGGAAATGGAAAGAACGTACGATATGAACACTACGGTGATAAACAGTGCGACTATCAGGAAATCGTCGGCCAAACGAGATATATTGGCTGGTAGGAGTAGCCCCGAAAAGAAACCGGTACAGACCATAAAGTCTCCAACTCGGGCTTACCCTGGTCATGCAG GAACAATCAGTGCAATGCCACCGCCAAATGCCGTGCCAAGGAGGACTGGCTTACCGACCTCCAAGTTGAGACAGTATAGTTCACATAAAGAGCTCAATAGGATACCTG cgCCCGTATCGAGTGCGTCGCGCACGCTGGTCGGGCGGCCGATGGTGCGGCGCGGCGTGTACGCGTCCAACCCCGCGCTCAGCCCCACCGCGCCCGAGCGGCCCGTCTCGCAGCTGCTGCAGCCGCAGCGCCGGGACTCCTACACCGTCGCCGCGCAT aaggAACCGGAAGCTCCGAAGCCAGTGCCGCCGCTCGTGCGGCAGGGCACGGAGACTCTCCGGCGAGAGCGGACCTCCACCAACCCTCCCTCGAGAGAC CATCGTGCGAGTGGCGCGGGCTACGGGTTGGCGTCGCAGCGGTCACATCTGTCTATT CCGTCGGCGACGCGGCCGTACTCCATAGCGGGGACGTCACAGCTACGAATATCCCGGCCCAGCTCCGCCGCGCCCGTGCAACGTCCGCCACCAG TACAAACGGAGCAGCCGCGGCCGAGCACAGAGCGCATGTCCGCGCTGCCCCGCCCCTCGCGcctgcccgcgccgcgccgcgcgctcAG aCCACCATCCGTGTACTCGGTTGCGCCGACGGCGGATGTTGATCATTACTGA